A DNA window from Armatimonadota bacterium contains the following coding sequences:
- a CDS encoding DUF1284 domain-containing protein: MATEKLSCVMPAGAPNKDERAQRPRPLHLRAHHLLWLHGFRGLGYSNEFAANMRRIKQRLEQDSPMVRMHVGPDTICRACPHLATRAECSRPGGTDRDRAVVAALEIEPGTVKPWPWWVRQVRARIGPQRLAEICADCSWFPLGYCQAGIERLHEHREGG, from the coding sequence ATGGCAACGGAGAAGCTCTCCTGCGTCATGCCCGCCGGCGCGCCGAACAAAGACGAACGCGCCCAGCGACCTCGGCCGCTGCACCTGCGCGCGCATCACCTGCTGTGGCTGCACGGGTTCCGGGGGCTGGGCTACTCGAACGAGTTCGCCGCCAACATGCGCCGCATCAAGCAGCGCCTGGAGCAGGACTCACCCATGGTGCGGATGCATGTCGGCCCCGACACGATCTGCCGGGCGTGCCCGCATCTGGCCACCCGCGCTGAGTGCAGTCGGCCGGGCGGCACCGATCGCGATCGCGCGGTGGTCGCCGCACTGGAGATCGAGCCGGGCACGGTGAAGCCGTGGCCGTGGTGGGTGCGGCAGGTGCGCGCGCGGATCGGCCCGCAGCGGCTGGCCGAGATCTGCGCCGACTGCTCGTGGTTCCCCCTGGGGTACTGCCAGGCCGGCATCGAACGCTTGCATGAGCATCGAGAAGGAGGCTAA
- a CDS encoding cytochrome c biogenesis protein CcdA: MNDVTYLAALGAGVASFASPCVLPLVPAYLSFISGASLEDVVARRRDAVLARAVTVRAVAFVLGFSTVFVALGASATALGGFLGAHLPILAKIAGGLVILFGLHLTGLVPIKALYRERRVQVTGKPVGLAGAFVVGLAFAFGWTPCVGPILASILALAGTRESVASGVALLGVYSLGLGLPFIAAGVAVNWFLALSNRVKRWARAIEVGTGVLLIVVGVLIMTGGFDQVTMRISRLGGL, translated from the coding sequence ATGAATGACGTGACATATCTGGCGGCGCTCGGTGCGGGGGTGGCTTCGTTTGCATCGCCGTGCGTGCTGCCGCTGGTCCCCGCGTACCTGTCGTTCATCTCGGGCGCGAGCCTGGAGGACGTTGTCGCGCGGCGGCGCGACGCGGTGCTGGCGCGAGCGGTGACGGTGCGCGCGGTAGCGTTCGTGCTCGGGTTCTCGACCGTATTCGTCGCCCTCGGGGCCTCGGCCACGGCCCTCGGCGGCTTCCTGGGAGCGCACCTGCCGATCCTCGCCAAGATTGCGGGCGGCCTCGTCATTCTCTTCGGCCTGCATCTGACCGGACTGGTCCCCATCAAGGCCCTCTACCGCGAGCGGCGCGTGCAGGTGACCGGCAAGCCGGTCGGGCTGGCTGGCGCGTTTGTGGTCGGCCTGGCCTTCGCCTTCGGCTGGACGCCCTGCGTGGGTCCAATCCTGGCTTCGATCCTGGCGCTGGCGGGCACCCGGGAAAGTGTGGCGTCCGGGGTCGCGCTGCTGGGGGTCTATTCGTTAGGGCTGGGGCTGCCGTTCATCGCCGCGGGGGTGGCCGTCAACTGGTTTCTGGCGCTGTCCAATCGGGTCAAGCGCTGGGCGCGCGCCATCGAGGTCGGCACCGGAGTGCTGCTAATCGTCGTCGGCGTGCTCATCATGACCGGCGGCTTCGACCAGGTCACTATGCGCATTAGCCGGCTCGGCGGCCTCTAG